In Acidimicrobiia bacterium, one genomic interval encodes:
- a CDS encoding anti-sigma factor — translation MATEACRDWRGDLGLEALDALDEPARTALLAHLDGCVDCRRALDELRSVANALDLADLSRIGDGADLAPPGELGDRILGRLQWERAAQKKRRRRWGYIASAIGTAAAVIVALVLALGSGGGGGAGGTVVALRSSEQGVRAQAVLYSQDTGTRVSLRVHGLDDHEFYWLWVTGSNGKRIAAGSFSPSKANENLTMSAALSRGATKRVWVTDEGNNVVLDGYVTSS, via the coding sequence ATGGCGACTGAAGCCTGCCGCGACTGGCGCGGTGATCTCGGTCTGGAGGCGCTCGACGCGCTCGACGAGCCCGCGCGCACCGCGCTGCTCGCGCACCTCGACGGCTGCGTCGATTGCCGCCGCGCGCTCGACGAGCTCCGTTCGGTCGCGAACGCGCTCGACCTCGCCGACCTGAGCCGCATCGGCGACGGCGCCGATCTCGCGCCGCCGGGCGAGCTGGGTGACCGCATCCTCGGCCGGCTCCAGTGGGAGCGTGCTGCGCAGAAGAAGCGGCGCCGGCGTTGGGGTTACATCGCGTCGGCGATCGGAACCGCGGCCGCGGTGATCGTCGCGCTCGTGCTCGCGCTCGGCAGCGGCGGCGGTGGTGGCGCCGGCGGCACGGTCGTCGCGCTGCGCTCGTCCGAGCAGGGCGTGCGCGCGCAGGCGGTCCTCTACTCGCAGGACACGGGGACGCGCGTCAGCCTCCGCGTCCACGGCCTCGACGACCACGAGTTCTACTGGCTGTGGGTCACGGGCTCGAACGGCAAGCGCATCGCGGCGGGCAGCTTCTCGCCGTCGAAGGCGAACGAGAACCTGACGATGAGCGCGGCGCTCTCCCGTGGCGCGACGAAGCGGGTATGGGTGACCGACGAGGGGAACAACGTCGTCCTCGACGGTTACGTCACGTCGAGCTGA
- a CDS encoding sigma-70 family RNA polymerase sigma factor — protein sequence MTELASLGSDEGVRAVYRAHGSELYRFALRSLGDSGLAEEAVQETFLRAWQAADRFDERLGSLRTWLFAIVRNVVIDLSRARAVRPKLAGARDNEIDLTHERSVDEALDRLVRSWEVEEALRKIGDEHRVALIEVHYKGRPYADVACDLGVPPGTVKSRVFYGLRAMRLALEEMGWADGD from the coding sequence GTGACCGAGCTCGCCTCGCTCGGCAGCGACGAGGGCGTGCGCGCGGTTTATCGCGCCCACGGCTCGGAGCTCTACCGCTTCGCGCTCCGGTCACTCGGCGACTCCGGGCTCGCGGAAGAGGCGGTGCAGGAGACGTTCCTGCGCGCCTGGCAGGCCGCCGACCGGTTCGACGAGCGGCTCGGCTCGCTGCGGACGTGGCTCTTCGCGATCGTCCGCAACGTCGTGATCGACCTGAGCCGGGCCCGCGCCGTGCGGCCGAAGCTCGCCGGCGCGCGTGACAACGAGATCGATCTCACGCACGAGCGCAGCGTCGACGAGGCGCTCGACCGGCTCGTGCGGTCGTGGGAAGTCGAAGAGGCGCTGCGCAAGATCGGTGACGAGCACCGCGTCGCGCTCATCGAGGTCCACTACAAGGGGCGCCCGTACGCCGACGTCGCGTGCGATCTCGGCGTGCCGCCCGGCACCGTGAAGAGCCGTGTGTTCTACGGGCTGCGCGCGATGCGGCTCGCGCTCGAGGAGATGGGGTGGGCCGATGGCGACTGA
- a CDS encoding MaoC family dehydratase N-terminal domain-containing protein, with protein MAMEVTEPGPETVWNEWGPPVRVRVDGSGVMILARTLDDASPVYASERAATAAGFERVPTPPTFTFVMAHSGTVPDLQPDGGTGSLYGSRGGGGFTRKGLYLHGEQHFTYHRQPLVGDVLEGRMRTSIPVERRARRGPMEVTFFQTEWRQPDGGPVVTEQIVSLFFPEA; from the coding sequence ATGGCGATGGAGGTCACCGAGCCCGGACCGGAGACGGTCTGGAACGAATGGGGTCCGCCGGTGCGCGTACGCGTCGACGGTTCGGGCGTGATGATCCTCGCCCGGACGCTCGACGACGCGAGCCCCGTCTACGCGTCCGAGCGCGCCGCGACCGCCGCCGGTTTCGAACGCGTGCCCACGCCGCCCACGTTCACGTTCGTGATGGCGCACTCCGGCACCGTCCCCGACCTCCAACCCGACGGCGGTACCGGGAGTCTGTACGGCTCGCGTGGTGGCGGCGGCTTCACGCGCAAGGGCCTCTACCTCCACGGCGAGCAGCACTTCACGTACCACCGGCAACCGCTCGTGGGCGATGTGCTCGAGGGCCGCATGCGCACGTCGATTCCGGTCGAGCGTCGGGCCCGGCGGGGTCCGATGGAAGTCACCTTCTTCCAGACCGAGTGGCGGCAGCCCGACGGCGGTCCTGTCGTGACCGAGCAGATCGTGTCGCTCTTCTTTCCCGAGGCGTGA
- a CDS encoding acyl-CoA dehydrogenase family protein, with amino-acid sequence MDFDLSDDQLALRDAARDLLDGMASAEQVRAHTAGSEPFDRALWSAMVEQGWLGVELPEAQGGLGLGTVELAVLLEEIGRHVAPVPFRSTALAIGACARAGRDGAVDALLAGEQTACIAWSRAADAVRAESHGDDWTLTGRADPVVDGPAADVAIVPALAADGPKLFAVSLADHGRPTRESAMDLTRPVGWLHLDRTPAQHLGDADAVDALLDRGATFTAAEMLGSAARVLELATDYAKERVQFGRPIGSFQAVKHRCADMLVDVEGMRSTVYWAAWCIGAADADASIAASTAKTWCSDASKRVMASGLQVHGGIGFTWEHDLHFFLKRAQLDQLAFGDAVYHRARLTELVRPRVEAGTSVV; translated from the coding sequence GTGGATTTCGACCTCTCCGACGACCAGCTCGCGTTGCGCGACGCGGCCCGCGATCTGCTCGACGGCATGGCGTCGGCGGAGCAGGTGCGCGCGCACACCGCGGGGTCCGAGCCCTTCGACCGCGCGTTGTGGAGTGCGATGGTCGAGCAGGGTTGGCTCGGTGTGGAACTGCCCGAGGCGCAGGGTGGGCTGGGGCTCGGCACCGTCGAGCTCGCGGTGCTGCTCGAGGAGATCGGTCGTCACGTCGCGCCGGTGCCCTTTCGTTCGACGGCGCTCGCGATCGGGGCGTGTGCACGCGCCGGTCGCGACGGCGCGGTCGACGCGCTGCTCGCGGGTGAGCAGACCGCGTGCATCGCGTGGTCGCGCGCCGCGGACGCGGTGCGCGCCGAATCACACGGAGATGACTGGACGCTGACGGGGCGCGCCGATCCGGTCGTCGACGGCCCCGCGGCCGACGTCGCGATCGTGCCCGCGCTCGCAGCCGACGGGCCGAAGCTGTTCGCGGTGAGCCTCGCCGATCACGGCCGTCCCACGCGCGAGTCCGCGATGGACCTCACGCGTCCGGTCGGCTGGCTGCACCTCGACCGCACGCCCGCGCAGCACCTCGGCGACGCCGACGCCGTCGACGCGCTGCTCGACCGCGGTGCAACCTTCACGGCCGCGGAGATGCTCGGCAGCGCGGCGCGCGTGCTCGAGCTCGCGACCGACTATGCGAAGGAACGCGTGCAGTTCGGTCGTCCGATCGGAAGCTTCCAGGCGGTGAAGCACCGCTGCGCCGACATGCTCGTCGACGTCGAAGGCATGCGCTCGACCGTGTACTGGGCCGCGTGGTGCATCGGTGCCGCCGATGCCGACGCGTCGATCGCGGCGTCGACTGCGAAGACGTGGTGCTCCGACGCGTCGAAGCGCGTGATGGCGTCGGGCCTGCAGGTGCACGGCGGAATCGGCTTCACGTGGGAGCACGACCTGCACTTCTTCCTCAAGCGCGCGCAGCTCGACCAGCTCGCGTTCGGCGACGCGGTGTACCACCGGGCGCGGCTCACGGAGCTCGTGCGACCGCGTGTCGAAGCGGGGACGAGCGTCGTCTGA